In Oncorhynchus gorbuscha isolate QuinsamMale2020 ecotype Even-year linkage group LG08, OgorEven_v1.0, whole genome shotgun sequence, one genomic interval encodes:
- the LOC124042104 gene encoding regulator of G-protein signaling 5-like isoform X1, with product MCKGFAVLQQTCIERAKHIKVKFGTLLQRPDHEHTENVIPFQKKPENVIPFQKNPENAIPLPQKPERCLETPLKYDRPSRAEASQWGKALDNVLTNNYGLATFRGFLRSEFSEENIEFWVACEDYKRTRETSKMEAKAKRIYKEFIQTGAHWEVNIDHITKDVTVRNLGRLTPMTFDLAQRQVFALMEKDSYRRFLKSNQYQEIIK from the exons ATGTGTAAAGGGTTTGCAGTCTTACAGCAAACATGTATTGAGAG GGCTAAACATATCAAGGTGAAGTTTGGTACCCTGCTCCAGAGGCCTGACCATGAACACACTGAGAACGTCATCCCCTTTCAGAAGAAACCTGAGAACGTAATCCCCTTTCAGAAGAATCCTGAGAACGCCATCCCTCTTCCACAGAAACCTGAGAGATGTCTGGAGACGCCTCTGAAGTATGACAG ACCATCAAGAGCGGAAGCATCGCAGTGGGGGAAGGCCCTGGACAATGTACTGACCAACAACT ATGGTCTGGCTACTTTCAGGGGCTTCCTGAGGTCAGAGTTCAGCGAGGAGAACATTGAATTCTGGGTAGCCTGTGAGGACTACAAGAGGACCAGAGAAACAAGCAAAATGGAAGCCAAGGCTAAGAGGATTTATAAGGAGTTTATAcagaccggggcccattgggag GTGAACATTGACCACATCACCAAGGACGTAACAGTAAGGAACTTGGGCCGACTGACTCCTATGACCTTTGACCTAGCCCAGAGACAGGTCTTTGCCCTCATGGAGAAAGATTCATACAGGAGGTTCCTCAAATCCAACCAATACCAGGAGATTATAAAGTAG
- the LOC124042104 gene encoding regulator of G-protein signaling 5-like isoform X2, which yields MCKGFAVLQQTCIERAKHIKVKFGTLLQRPDHEHTENVIPFQKKPENVIPFQKNPENAIPLPQKPERCLETPLKYDRGFLRSEFSEENIEFWVACEDYKRTRETSKMEAKAKRIYKEFIQTGAHWEVNIDHITKDVTVRNLGRLTPMTFDLAQRQVFALMEKDSYRRFLKSNQYQEIIK from the exons ATGTGTAAAGGGTTTGCAGTCTTACAGCAAACATGTATTGAGAG GGCTAAACATATCAAGGTGAAGTTTGGTACCCTGCTCCAGAGGCCTGACCATGAACACACTGAGAACGTCATCCCCTTTCAGAAGAAACCTGAGAACGTAATCCCCTTTCAGAAGAATCCTGAGAACGCCATCCCTCTTCCACAGAAACCTGAGAGATGTCTGGAGACGCCTCTGAAGTATGACAG GGGCTTCCTGAGGTCAGAGTTCAGCGAGGAGAACATTGAATTCTGGGTAGCCTGTGAGGACTACAAGAGGACCAGAGAAACAAGCAAAATGGAAGCCAAGGCTAAGAGGATTTATAAGGAGTTTATAcagaccggggcccattgggag GTGAACATTGACCACATCACCAAGGACGTAACAGTAAGGAACTTGGGCCGACTGACTCCTATGACCTTTGACCTAGCCCAGAGACAGGTCTTTGCCCTCATGGAGAAAGATTCATACAGGAGGTTCCTCAAATCCAACCAATACCAGGAGATTATAAAGTAG